One genomic segment of Hordeum vulgare subsp. vulgare chromosome 2H, MorexV3_pseudomolecules_assembly, whole genome shotgun sequence includes these proteins:
- the LOC123424497 gene encoding uncharacterized protein KIAA0930 homolog, producing MAAPPSTSSPSGEVPVERSPTDLTGGDGQAAPSRAELLSMVKKHSHLIGWTVVEAEDDPSDVEMDDKFWHEMLDLFFVRGRVSRSREEDDLVFFVNSSMQKMEDLPPFFVRRWAPTLEKLINANSTEVDWERSFYLNLVAHTSYTVTVALCSISNLRNRADKSKRLPPIYKVSKTVYASPSRVNFRLDQRKAVETVPAYPNIYFSVDDFDDPFDAVVLSDPEHCYCVILNAHDGAAFPEEPESSNVSSNIKSGFNSGSNGESPPKRTLFSGYVSYQNVREAYDAGRSKFGSFLSLGQDNTKLDKLFMRGPEGRGEVEVAVSGIADQSRERPKKDSGDNFRVLVRKAASAASKLAEHAFEAASANKRLDDKLLPLKCCLMSVSLPWDFIAHDLLHKETPPLDF from the exons ATGGCGGCGCCGCCTTCCACCTCCTCGCCGTCCGGGGAGGTCCCCGTGGAGAGATCGCCGACTGACCTGACCGGCGGCGACGGCCAGGCAGCGCCCTCGAG GGCCGAATTGCTTAGCATGGTGAAGAAGCATTCACATCTGATCGGGTGGACTGTCGTCGAGGCCGAAGACGATCCATCGGACGTCGAGATGGACGACAAATTCTGGCATGAGATGCTTGACCTTTTCTTCGTGCGTGGTAGGGTCTCAAGGAGCAGGGAGGAGGACGACCTCGTCTTCTTTGTCAATAGCTCG ATGCAGAAAATGGAAGATCTGCCTCCCTTTTTCGTGCGCAGATGGGCTCCTACG CTTGAAAAGCTCATCAATGCTAATTCAACTGAGGTTGATTGGGAACGTTCGTTCTATTTGAATTTAGTCGCTCACACGTCATATACCGTCACAGTGGCATTGTGCAG TATCAGCAATCTTCGCAATCGTGCAGACAAAAGCAAGCGGTTGCCTCCAATTTATAAGGTTTCGAAAACTGTATATGCATCCCCTAGCCGTGTTAATTTCCGCCTTGATCAAAGAAAG GCTGTAGAAACAGTACCTGCATATCCCAACATTTATTTCTCAGTTGATGACTTCGATGATCCTTTTGATGCTGTG GTTTTGTCAGACCCAGAACACTGCTATTGTGTGATTCTCAATGCGCATGATGGGGCAGCATTTCCTGAAGAACCTGAATCAAGCAACGTCAGTTCAAATATTAAATCTGGGTTCAACTCTGGGAGCAATGGAGAGAGCCCACCAAAG AGAACTCTCTTCTCAGGCTACGTCAGCTATCAAAATGTCCGGGAAGCTTATGATG CTGGCAGATCCAAATTCGGGAGCTTTCTCTCACTTGGGCAGGACAATACTAAACTCGATAAACTTTTCATGAGGGGCCCTGAAGGACGTGGGGAAGTTGAAGTTGCTGTTTCTGGGATCGCAG ATCAGAGCCGTGAGAGACCGAAGAAAGACTCGGGAGATAACTTCCGGGTTCTTGTTCGTAAGGCGGCTTCTGCTGCATCAAAGCTAGCAGAGCATGCCTTCGAGGCTGCATCTGCCAACAAACGGTTGGATGATAAGCTTCTTCCGCTCAAGTGTTGTCTGATGTCAGTATCTCTTCCTTGGGACTTCATTGCCCATGACTTATTGCACAAG GAAACGCCACCTCTGGACTTCTGA